The Streptomyces achromogenes genome window below encodes:
- a CDS encoding LacI family DNA-binding transcriptional regulator: MAKVTRDDVARLAGTSTAVVSYVINNGPRPVAPATRERVLAAIKELGYRPDRVAQAMASRRTDLIGLIIPDARQPFFGEMAHAVEQAASERGKMVLVGNTDYVAEREVHYLRAFLGMRVSGLILVSHALNDQAAAEIDAWDARVVLLHERPEAIDDVAVVTDDLGGAQLAVRHLLEHGHEYVACVGGTAETPSVGDPVSDHVEGWRRAMDEAGISTEGRLFEAPYNRYDAYRVSLELLAGPDRPPAVFCSTDDQAIGLLRAARELRIDVPGELAVIGFDDIKEAALADPPMTTIASDRSAMARAAVDLVLDDGLRVAGSRRERLKVFPSRLVARRSCGCEQPA, translated from the coding sequence GTGGCAAAGGTGACTCGGGATGATGTGGCGCGGCTGGCGGGGACTTCGACCGCCGTCGTCAGTTACGTCATCAACAACGGACCCCGGCCGGTCGCCCCGGCCACGCGCGAGCGTGTCCTCGCCGCCATCAAGGAGCTGGGGTACCGGCCCGACCGGGTCGCTCAGGCCATGGCGTCCCGACGCACCGACCTCATAGGCCTGATCATCCCGGACGCCCGTCAGCCCTTCTTCGGCGAGATGGCGCACGCGGTCGAGCAGGCCGCCTCCGAGCGCGGGAAAATGGTGCTGGTCGGCAACACCGACTACGTCGCCGAGCGCGAGGTCCACTATCTGCGGGCGTTCCTCGGGATGCGGGTCTCCGGCCTCATCCTCGTCAGCCACGCGCTGAACGACCAGGCCGCCGCCGAGATCGACGCCTGGGACGCGCGCGTGGTGCTGCTGCACGAACGCCCCGAGGCCATCGACGACGTCGCCGTCGTCACCGACGACCTCGGCGGTGCCCAGCTCGCCGTCCGCCACCTCCTGGAACACGGCCACGAGTACGTCGCCTGCGTCGGCGGCACCGCGGAGACCCCCTCCGTCGGCGACCCGGTCTCCGACCACGTCGAGGGCTGGCGGCGCGCGATGGACGAGGCCGGCATCAGCACGGAGGGCCGGCTCTTCGAGGCCCCCTACAACCGCTACGACGCCTACCGCGTCTCCCTCGAGCTGCTGGCGGGCCCGGACCGCCCGCCGGCCGTCTTCTGCTCCACCGACGACCAGGCGATCGGCCTGCTGCGCGCCGCGCGCGAGCTGCGCATCGACGTCCCCGGCGAGCTGGCGGTCATCGGCTTCGACGACATCAAGGAAGCGGCCCTGGCCGACCCGCCCATGACGACGATCGCGTCGGACCGCTCGGCGATGGCCCGGGCCGCCGTCGACCTCGTCCTCGACGACGGTCTGCGGGTGGCGGGGTCCCGGCGCGAGCGCCTGAAGGTGTTCCCCTCGCGCCTGGTGGCGCGGAGGTCCTGCGGCTGCGAACAGCCTGCGTGA
- a CDS encoding winged helix-turn-helix transcriptional regulator, producing the protein MSSLLLLTNALQPSTEVLPALGLLLHNVRVAPAEGPALVDTPGADVILVDGRRDLPQVRSLCQLLRSTGPGCPLVLVVTEGGLAAVTADWGIDDVLLDTAGPAEVEARLRLAMGRQQIVNDDSPMEIRNGDLSVDEATYSAKLKGRVLDLTFKEFELLKYLAQHPGRVFTRAQLLQEVWGYDYFGGTRTVDVHVRRLRAKLGPEHESLIGTVRNVGYRFVTPEKGERSTDESKEKTDRSDRAKTDEADNASALDASEVPAEA; encoded by the coding sequence ATGAGTTCTCTGCTGCTCCTGACCAACGCTCTCCAGCCCTCGACGGAAGTGCTGCCGGCCCTCGGCCTGCTGCTGCACAACGTGCGCGTGGCCCCGGCGGAAGGGCCCGCTCTCGTCGACACCCCCGGCGCCGACGTCATCCTCGTGGACGGGCGTCGCGACCTGCCCCAGGTCCGCAGCCTGTGCCAGCTGCTGCGTTCCACCGGGCCCGGCTGTCCGCTCGTCCTCGTCGTGACCGAGGGCGGCCTCGCCGCCGTCACCGCCGACTGGGGCATCGACGACGTGCTCCTGGACACCGCCGGACCGGCCGAGGTCGAGGCCCGGCTGCGGCTGGCCATGGGCCGCCAGCAGATCGTCAACGACGACTCCCCCATGGAGATCCGCAACGGCGACCTGTCGGTCGACGAGGCGACCTACAGCGCGAAGCTGAAGGGGCGGGTCCTGGACCTCACCTTCAAGGAGTTCGAGCTCCTGAAGTACCTGGCCCAGCACCCGGGCCGGGTGTTCACGCGCGCACAGCTGCTCCAGGAGGTCTGGGGCTACGACTACTTCGGCGGCACCCGCACGGTCGACGTCCACGTACGGCGGCTGCGGGCCAAGCTGGGTCCGGAGCACGAGTCGCTGATCGGAACCGTCCGGAACGTCGGTTATCGATTCGTTACCCCCGAGAAGGGGGAACGCTCCACGGACGAGTCCAAGGAGAAGACGGACCGGTCGGACCGGGCAAAGACGGACGAGGCGGACAACGCGTCCGCCCTGGACGCCAGCGAGGTCCCGGCGGAGGCGTAG
- a CDS encoding alpha/beta hydrolase, translating to MSSGPAGHVARSTVRPNCETGTGAPLRTFLPTADGVSIDFVYEPGAAVYDADGSSARHPVFVVAHGFTGDVDRPHVRRVASVLARYGAVVTFSFRGHGRSGGHSTVGDREVLDLAAAVDRARSLGHARVVTVGFSMGGSVVLRHAALHPGTVDAVVSVSAPARWYYRGTAPMRRLHWMVTRPEGRLVGRYGFRTRIHRREWDPVPLSPVQAVPRIAPTPLLIVHGDRDGYFPLDHPRMLAEAAAGHGELWLEHGMGHAEHAAGDGLLTRIGDWAVARAG from the coding sequence ATGAGCAGCGGTCCGGCAGGTCATGTGGCGCGTTCCACCGTTCGTCCGAATTGCGAGACGGGCACCGGCGCACCATTGCGGACGTTTCTCCCCACCGCCGACGGGGTTTCCATCGATTTCGTATACGAACCGGGTGCGGCCGTATACGACGCCGACGGGTCATCCGCCCGTCACCCGGTGTTCGTCGTCGCACACGGGTTCACCGGGGACGTGGACCGGCCGCACGTACGGCGGGTGGCGTCCGTCCTCGCCCGGTACGGCGCCGTCGTCACCTTCTCCTTCCGGGGGCACGGCCGCTCCGGCGGGCACTCCACCGTGGGCGACCGCGAGGTCCTCGACCTGGCCGCCGCGGTGGACCGGGCCCGCTCGCTCGGGCACGCGCGCGTGGTCACCGTCGGCTTCTCCATGGGGGGCTCGGTCGTCCTGCGGCACGCCGCGCTGCACCCGGGGACGGTCGACGCCGTGGTCTCGGTGAGCGCCCCCGCCCGCTGGTACTACCGCGGCACGGCCCCCATGCGCCGCCTGCACTGGATGGTCACCCGCCCCGAGGGCCGCCTCGTCGGCCGCTACGGCTTCCGCACCCGCATCCACCGCCGCGAATGGGACCCGGTCCCGCTGTCCCCGGTGCAGGCGGTCCCGAGGATCGCCCCCACACCGCTGCTGATCGTGCACGGAGACCGGGACGGCTACTTCCCGCTGGACCACCCCCGGATGCTGGCGGAGGCCGCCGCCGGGCACGGCGAACTCTGGCTGGAGCACGGCATGGGCCACGCCGAGCACGCGGCCGGCGACGGCCTGCTGACCCGCATCGGGGACTGGGCGGTCGCCCGGGCGGGCTAG
- a CDS encoding S1C family serine protease → MTESIRRSGEYENPYQAPYEGARQHASSPAAPSPAAPSPATPSPAAASPVNAEWPPPPAYRPAAAHEPQQTARQPIPQQQTARQPAVDPATGWQAPAAPGGDAFGGHGGHGGGTALFAPPAAEPAPHARKKRTRGPLALLAAVAIVAAAIGGGTAYGIQELTGKDEVVATSTTTSVVPSSKTGDVATIAAAVSPSVVEVSATLSNGTSTGSGVIITSGGEVVTNNHVISGANSIKVTTSDGKSYTAKVVGTDSKKDLALIKLENASGLKAATLGDSDGVKVGDTVVAIGSPEGLTGTVTSGIVSALDRDVTVSTDESQGQQQQQGGGEGNWPFQFGGRQFNGDTGESTTTYKALQTDASLNPGNSGGALIDAAGDIIGINSAMYSAAADSSSSDAGSVGLGFAIPINTVKSDLATLRAGGSDS, encoded by the coding sequence ATGACCGAGAGCATCCGCCGCAGCGGCGAGTACGAGAACCCGTACCAGGCCCCGTACGAGGGCGCCCGGCAGCACGCCTCCTCCCCGGCGGCCCCCTCGCCGGCAGCCCCGTCGCCGGCGACCCCCTCCCCGGCGGCTGCCTCCCCGGTGAACGCGGAGTGGCCGCCCCCGCCCGCCTACCGGCCCGCTGCCGCCCACGAGCCGCAGCAGACCGCGCGGCAGCCGATCCCGCAGCAGCAGACCGCGCGGCAGCCGGCGGTCGACCCCGCCACCGGATGGCAGGCCCCGGCGGCCCCGGGCGGCGACGCATTCGGCGGTCACGGCGGTCACGGCGGCGGAACCGCTCTGTTCGCTCCCCCGGCCGCCGAGCCCGCCCCCCACGCCCGGAAGAAGCGCACCCGCGGTCCGCTCGCGCTGCTCGCCGCCGTGGCGATCGTCGCGGCCGCCATCGGGGGCGGCACCGCCTACGGCATCCAGGAGCTGACCGGCAAGGACGAGGTGGTCGCCACGTCCACCACCACCAGCGTGGTGCCCTCCAGCAAGACGGGCGACGTGGCCACCATCGCGGCAGCGGTCAGCCCGAGCGTCGTCGAGGTCAGCGCCACGCTCAGCAACGGGACGTCCACCGGGTCCGGCGTGATCATCACCAGCGGCGGCGAGGTCGTCACCAACAACCACGTCATCTCCGGCGCGAACTCGATCAAGGTGACGACCAGCGACGGCAAGTCGTACACCGCCAAGGTCGTCGGCACGGACAGCAAGAAGGACCTCGCGCTCATCAAGCTGGAGAACGCCTCCGGCCTCAAGGCGGCGACTCTCGGCGACTCCGACGGCGTCAAGGTCGGGGACACGGTCGTGGCGATCGGCTCCCCCGAGGGCCTGACCGGGACCGTCACCAGCGGCATCGTCTCCGCCCTGGACCGGGACGTGACCGTCTCCACCGACGAGAGCCAGGGCCAGCAGCAACAGCAGGGCGGCGGGGAGGGCAACTGGCCCTTCCAGTTCGGCGGCCGGCAGTTCAACGGCGACACCGGCGAGTCCACCACGACGTACAAGGCGCTCCAGACGGACGCCTCCCTCAACCCCGGCAACTCCGGCGGCGCGCTCATCGACGCCGCGGGCGACATCATCGGCATCAACTCCGCGATGTACTCCGCCGCGGCCGACTCCTCCTCCTCCGACGCCGGCAGCGTCGGCCTCGGATTCGCCATCCCGATCAACACCGTCAAGTCCGACCTCGCCACGCTGCGGGCCGGCGGCTCCGACAGCTGA